A portion of the Chondrinema litorale genome contains these proteins:
- a CDS encoding alpha/beta fold hydrolase, with protein sequence MEKGFLSYKNSLIEYRKSAKKDKLLILFHGFGDKAALFEPIFPALEKEFEVWALSFPYHGESQWNEGLFSKDDIVNIIQEILSISGKDKFSLLGYSMGGKVALNMLVRFSQQIDQLFLLAPDGIKTHRLYDIHNLPEVFIRLFKSLMKRPKLFFKIATMAYRSGLLTKFLFDFTKNHFSTAEQRTRFFMVADSIRTFKPDLEKVKSIINAEKIKVTLFLGKRDEVILPEVAEVFSVGLSTCEVIWLNRGHLLIDVDLNNRFEDIFKSHSFHS encoded by the coding sequence ATGGAAAAAGGCTTCCTTTCATATAAAAACTCACTGATAGAATATCGAAAATCAGCAAAGAAGGATAAGTTATTAATCCTATTTCATGGTTTTGGAGATAAGGCTGCTTTGTTTGAACCTATCTTTCCTGCATTAGAAAAAGAGTTTGAGGTTTGGGCACTTAGCTTTCCTTATCATGGAGAATCTCAATGGAATGAGGGATTATTTTCAAAAGATGACATAGTAAACATCATCCAAGAAATATTAAGCATTTCAGGCAAAGACAAGTTTTCATTATTAGGTTATAGCATGGGAGGGAAAGTAGCCTTGAATATGTTGGTAAGGTTTTCTCAACAAATAGATCAACTTTTTCTTTTAGCTCCAGATGGGATAAAAACTCACAGGTTATACGATATTCATAACTTGCCAGAAGTGTTTATTCGACTATTTAAGTCATTAATGAAGCGACCTAAGTTATTTTTTAAAATAGCTACTATGGCATATCGATCGGGTTTGCTCACTAAGTTTCTATTCGACTTTACTAAAAATCATTTCAGTACAGCAGAGCAAAGAACCCGTTTTTTTATGGTAGCAGATTCTATCAGAACTTTTAAGCCCGATTTAGAAAAAGTAAAATCTATCATCAATGCTGAAAAAATAAAAGTGACTTTGTTTCTGGGTAAAAGAGATGAAGTGATTTTGCCAGAAGTAGCAGAAGTTTTTAGTGTAGGTTTATCAACTTGCGAAGTAATCTGGTTAAACAGAGGTCACTTATTAATCGATGTAGATTTAAATAATCGCTTCGAAGATATCTTTAAATCTCATTCCTTTCATTCATAA